The proteins below come from a single Burkholderia contaminans genomic window:
- a CDS encoding nuclear transport factor 2 family protein, with the protein MTAPSPGLIDALAQRLAALDAERAVRATITRYMALCDVPEDAGDGPALAGLFTPDAVWEGIGPQYARKFGRLEGTAAIVAMLGRYLPPDPHFAANLHFLTSESIEIGAGNASARGRWIMLQASRYADGSAELIAARLTVDFAPAGDGSAWLIRHFRTERVLDGPWPIAAAPRS; encoded by the coding sequence ATGACCGCCCCGTCTCCCGGCCTGATCGATGCGCTCGCGCAGCGCCTGGCGGCGCTCGACGCCGAGCGCGCGGTGCGCGCGACGATCACGCGCTACATGGCGCTGTGCGACGTGCCCGAGGATGCAGGCGACGGCCCGGCGCTCGCCGGGCTGTTCACGCCCGATGCCGTGTGGGAAGGCATCGGCCCGCAGTATGCGCGCAAGTTCGGCCGCCTCGAAGGCACGGCCGCGATCGTCGCGATGCTGGGCCGCTACCTGCCGCCCGATCCGCATTTCGCGGCGAACCTGCACTTCCTGACCTCCGAGTCGATCGAGATCGGCGCCGGCAACGCGAGCGCGCGCGGCCGCTGGATCATGCTGCAGGCGTCGCGCTACGCGGACGGCTCGGCCGAACTGATCGCCGCGCGGCTGACCGTCGATTTCGCGCCGGCCGGCGACGGCTCTGCGTGGCTGATCCGCCATTTCCGCACCGAACGCGTGCTCGACGGCCCCTGGCCGATCGCCGCCGCGCCACGGTCCTGA
- a CDS encoding acyl-CoA dehydrogenase family protein, with product MPHVALALDTAPSASRAAGEPAARLSPLDAVIETVAARREEFDRLSHVPRDVIALFKEAGIYRAGTPRRFGGDALAPAAFLDMIERIATADGSAAWVASFGSANVYLAALPLDTQAELYASGPDQVFAGGLFPVQPAQPAAGGWRVNGTWKFASGCKGADWLGVGIAVPGAQDAAPNKPRTAVFRAAEVEIVENWSVVGMQGTGSHDLRVDDRFVPEAWTFVRGGEPTVDEPLYRYPTVAYAAQVLAVVNLGLARAALDVVNRMSGGRQTTTGAPRLADRAYYRIELAKAEAQLRSARAFFYDATDGVWQSILAGNPVTPDQVSLLRLAATQIAREGASVVERAYRLGGTAAIYRTHPLQRLLRDAMVVTQHAFLGEGNFDGAGAVFTGVTPFPGYL from the coding sequence ATGCCCCACGTCGCCCTCGCCCTCGACACCGCACCGAGCGCTTCCCGCGCGGCCGGCGAACCGGCCGCCCGGCTGTCGCCGCTCGACGCCGTGATCGAGACGGTTGCCGCGCGCCGCGAAGAATTCGACCGCCTGTCGCACGTGCCGCGCGACGTGATCGCCTTGTTCAAGGAGGCCGGCATCTATCGCGCGGGCACGCCGCGCCGCTTCGGCGGCGATGCGCTCGCGCCCGCCGCGTTCCTCGACATGATCGAACGGATCGCGACTGCCGACGGCTCGGCCGCGTGGGTCGCGAGCTTCGGCTCCGCGAACGTGTATCTCGCCGCGCTGCCGCTCGACACCCAGGCCGAACTGTATGCGAGCGGCCCCGACCAGGTGTTCGCGGGCGGCCTGTTCCCGGTGCAGCCGGCCCAGCCCGCAGCGGGCGGCTGGCGCGTGAACGGCACGTGGAAATTCGCGAGCGGCTGCAAGGGGGCCGACTGGCTCGGCGTCGGCATCGCCGTGCCGGGTGCGCAGGACGCCGCGCCGAACAAGCCGCGCACGGCCGTGTTCCGTGCCGCCGAAGTCGAGATCGTCGAGAACTGGAGCGTGGTCGGCATGCAGGGCACCGGCAGCCACGACCTGCGCGTGGACGACCGCTTCGTGCCCGAAGCATGGACCTTCGTGCGCGGCGGCGAGCCGACCGTCGACGAGCCGCTGTACCGCTATCCGACCGTCGCGTATGCGGCGCAGGTGCTGGCCGTCGTGAACCTCGGCCTCGCACGCGCGGCGCTCGACGTCGTGAACCGGATGTCGGGCGGCCGGCAGACGACGACGGGCGCACCGCGCCTCGCCGATCGCGCGTACTACCGCATCGAACTCGCGAAGGCCGAAGCGCAACTGCGCTCGGCGCGCGCGTTCTTCTACGACGCAACCGACGGGGTGTGGCAATCGATCCTCGCCGGCAACCCGGTGACGCCCGACCAGGTCAGCCTGCTGCGGCTCGCGGCCACGCAGATCGCACGCGAAGGCGCGAGCGTCGTCGAACGCGCGTACCGCCTCGGCGGCACGGCGGCGATCTATCGCACGCACCCGCTGCAGCGGCTGCTGCGCGATGCGATGGTCGTCACGCAGCACGCGTTCCTCGGCGAAGGCAACTTCGACGGCGCCGGCGCGGTGTTCACCGGCGTCACGCCGTTTCCCGGCTACCTGTAA
- a CDS encoding sensor histidine kinase produces MRAARAGAMLGFRPRDAARPHPKPIMSFPDEDDFHRLLDALTTCVLLHDAHTKAIVWANRAACIALGFSVEELLPLKAPDMTRPEPKYQREIAVSAWDRALVDGPQVYEWCYRSRTGVDMLSEATATYVPLRGRDVVMVQFRDISAEEAVRQQLRRYEARLREFMQDLDEGIAVVTPHGGVQFISESGRRVLGLAPDEALGEVLDYCSEADRDRLVAQLRDAPSAYPSAPQRYRIVRRDGSPCWLRILCRQVAIEDDLDGLLVQFRDVSDEVAIEEARRAEARMLEHAGRYNAMGEMASVIAHELSQPLAAVRNFIEGAVQRLNGRGAIDDAIWGLRSADRQAEHAALIIKSVREFIVKREPVVALADLRDILADVAYFIELRAKEAGVTVTIVQADEPLPIRCERVLIGQVILNLAFNAIEAFAGCERVPRMLTLGTANVGGDAELRAIDNGPGIAADAHDRLFDGFSSSKAGGNGIGLSLCKSIVTRHGGRIAASPADGGGLDCRVTLPLAGMNANASA; encoded by the coding sequence ATGCGGGCGGCGCGCGCCGGTGCTATGTTGGGTTTCCGGCCGCGCGATGCCGCGCGGCCTCATCCGAAGCCGATCATGAGTTTTCCCGACGAAGACGATTTCCACCGGTTGCTCGACGCGCTGACGACCTGCGTGCTGCTGCACGACGCGCACACCAAGGCGATCGTGTGGGCGAACCGCGCCGCGTGCATCGCGCTCGGCTTTTCCGTCGAGGAACTGCTGCCGCTGAAGGCGCCGGACATGACGCGCCCCGAACCGAAATACCAGCGCGAGATCGCCGTGAGCGCGTGGGACCGCGCGCTCGTCGACGGGCCGCAGGTGTACGAGTGGTGCTACCGGTCGCGCACGGGCGTCGACATGCTGTCCGAGGCGACCGCCACCTACGTGCCGCTGCGCGGGCGCGACGTCGTGATGGTGCAGTTCCGCGACATCAGCGCGGAAGAGGCGGTGCGGCAGCAACTGCGCCGCTACGAGGCGCGGCTGCGCGAATTCATGCAGGACCTCGACGAAGGCATCGCGGTCGTCACGCCGCACGGCGGCGTGCAGTTCATCAGCGAGTCGGGCCGCCGCGTGCTCGGCCTCGCGCCCGACGAAGCGCTCGGCGAGGTGCTCGACTACTGTTCCGAGGCCGACCGCGACCGGCTCGTCGCGCAACTGCGCGATGCGCCGTCCGCGTATCCGTCCGCGCCGCAGCGCTACCGGATCGTGCGGCGCGACGGCTCGCCGTGCTGGCTGCGCATCCTGTGCCGGCAGGTCGCGATCGAGGACGATCTCGACGGGCTGCTCGTGCAGTTCCGCGACGTGAGCGACGAAGTCGCGATCGAGGAGGCGCGCCGCGCGGAAGCGCGCATGCTCGAACACGCGGGCCGTTACAACGCGATGGGCGAGATGGCGAGCGTGATCGCGCACGAGCTGAGCCAGCCGCTCGCGGCCGTGCGCAATTTCATCGAAGGCGCGGTGCAGCGGCTGAACGGGCGCGGCGCGATCGACGACGCGATCTGGGGGCTGCGCAGCGCGGACCGGCAGGCCGAGCATGCGGCGCTGATCATCAAGAGCGTGCGCGAGTTCATCGTGAAGCGCGAGCCGGTCGTCGCGCTCGCCGACCTGCGCGACATCCTCGCGGACGTCGCGTATTTCATCGAGCTGCGCGCGAAGGAAGCCGGCGTGACGGTCACGATCGTGCAGGCCGACGAGCCGCTGCCGATCCGCTGCGAGCGCGTGCTGATCGGGCAGGTGATCCTGAACCTCGCGTTCAATGCGATCGAGGCGTTCGCCGGTTGCGAGCGTGTGCCGCGCATGCTGACGCTCGGTACCGCGAACGTCGGCGGGGATGCCGAGCTGCGCGCGATCGACAACGGCCCGGGGATCGCGGCCGATGCGCACGACCGGCTGTTCGACGGTTTCTCGTCGTCGAAGGCCGGCGGGAACGGCATCGGGCTGTCGCTGTGCAAGAGCATCGTCACGCGCCACGGCGGCCGGATCGCTGCGAGCCCGGCCGATGGCGGCGGGCTCGACTGCCGCGTGACGCTGCCGCTCGCCGGGATGAACGCGAATGCAAGCGCATAG
- a CDS encoding tautomerase family protein: protein MPTLEVFLPAGHDDARKAELIARLTGATVDSIGAPTESVRVLLTELPATHIGLGGRSAADGAPPSLPVIVAILIAGRTDEQKRALIAALSETSASVLDAPLQATRVIIKDIPNTDFGIGGQTARALGR, encoded by the coding sequence ATGCCCACACTCGAAGTTTTCCTGCCGGCCGGCCATGACGACGCCCGCAAGGCCGAACTGATCGCACGGCTGACCGGCGCGACCGTCGATTCGATCGGTGCGCCGACCGAATCGGTGCGCGTGCTGCTGACCGAATTGCCCGCGACGCACATCGGCCTGGGCGGGCGCAGCGCCGCGGACGGCGCGCCGCCGTCGCTGCCGGTGATCGTCGCGATCCTGATCGCGGGCCGCACCGATGAACAGAAGCGTGCGCTGATCGCCGCGCTGTCGGAGACGAGCGCCAGCGTGCTCGACGCACCGCTGCAAGCCACCCGCGTGATCATCAAGGACATTCCGAACACCGACTTCGGCATCGGCGGCCAGACCGCGCGGGCGCTGGGGCGCTGA
- a CDS encoding aromatic-ring-hydroxylating dioxygenase subunit beta, protein MMDDRNALFSEQTFARAVEFVWREAEMLDRRDYRAWLDLWDPAGHYVVPIDPDTTDFAATLNYVFDDQDMREKRVQRMVSGYSASATDAARTVRTVSRFTLESGSAGTVELKSAQVVVAYKRGVATLFAADVTHKLHVDAEGEMRIAEKVVRLIDSTEALSAIGFLL, encoded by the coding sequence ATGATGGACGACCGCAACGCCCTCTTTTCCGAGCAGACCTTCGCCCGCGCGGTCGAATTCGTGTGGCGCGAAGCCGAGATGCTCGACCGCCGCGACTATCGCGCGTGGCTCGACCTGTGGGATCCCGCCGGCCACTACGTGGTGCCGATCGATCCCGACACGACCGATTTCGCCGCGACGCTGAACTACGTGTTCGACGACCAGGACATGCGCGAGAAGCGCGTGCAGCGGATGGTGTCCGGCTATTCGGCGTCGGCGACCGACGCGGCGCGCACCGTGCGCACCGTGTCGCGCTTCACGCTGGAAAGCGGCAGCGCCGGCACCGTCGAGCTGAAATCGGCGCAGGTCGTCGTCGCGTACAAACGCGGCGTCGCGACGCTGTTCGCGGCCGATGTCACGCACAAGCTGCACGTCGACGCCGAAGGCGAGATGCGGATCGCCGAGAAGGTCGTGCGCCTGATCGATTCGACCGAAGCGCTCAGCGCGATCGGCTTCCTGCTGTAA
- a CDS encoding aromatic ring-hydroxylating oxygenase subunit alpha: MSDISYQTIDTSALHGLAQPDRIAPAMYHDPALFEAELDRIFYRTWIWVAHESELPNPGDFITTTIGRQPVIVVRDKTGEINVLQNRCRHRGATVCESHKGNAKGFTCPYHSWSYALDGTLRALPYGDGYEGVCEKGDLPLVKLRVGVYQGLIFASFNDDIEPLEDFLGGAKPWIDLFMKQGAGYPIKANGEHKFKFKGNWKIQLENTTDLYHFPVVHKSWMKSIDDETAAAITSFMTSEDAFCRGLGNGHSLAVLMPELIDLDEDDGAPLPERFAPLAAKLAERHSPEQVRRIVRSLMGVGFNLNLFPNLALSMAFFRVLRPISANETEIRHVALAMDGGPDEANRERLRIHEHFQGPFGFGSPDDAEAWERVQRGAHAGPDVPILVNRGLNRETTAANGEKTAHATDETGMREAYQQWRKMMEQQ, encoded by the coding sequence ATGAGCGACATTTCCTACCAGACGATCGACACCAGCGCGTTGCACGGCCTCGCGCAACCCGACCGCATCGCGCCCGCGATGTATCACGATCCCGCGCTGTTCGAAGCCGAGCTCGACCGCATCTTCTACCGCACCTGGATCTGGGTCGCGCACGAAAGCGAGCTGCCGAACCCGGGCGACTTCATCACGACGACGATCGGCCGGCAGCCGGTGATCGTCGTGCGCGACAAGACCGGCGAGATCAACGTGCTGCAGAACCGCTGCCGCCATCGCGGCGCGACCGTGTGCGAATCGCACAAGGGCAACGCGAAGGGCTTCACGTGCCCGTATCACAGCTGGTCGTACGCACTCGACGGCACGCTGCGCGCGCTGCCGTACGGCGACGGCTACGAAGGCGTGTGCGAGAAAGGCGACCTGCCGCTCGTGAAGCTGCGCGTCGGCGTGTACCAGGGGCTGATCTTCGCGAGCTTCAACGACGACATCGAACCGCTCGAGGATTTCCTCGGCGGCGCGAAGCCGTGGATCGACCTGTTCATGAAACAGGGCGCCGGCTACCCGATCAAGGCGAACGGCGAGCACAAGTTCAAGTTCAAGGGCAACTGGAAGATCCAGCTCGAGAACACAACCGACCTCTATCACTTCCCGGTCGTGCACAAGTCGTGGATGAAGTCGATCGACGACGAGACGGCCGCCGCGATCACGAGCTTCATGACGAGCGAGGATGCGTTCTGCCGCGGGCTCGGCAACGGCCACAGCCTCGCGGTGCTGATGCCGGAGCTGATCGACCTCGACGAAGACGACGGTGCGCCGCTGCCCGAGCGCTTCGCGCCGCTCGCGGCGAAGCTCGCCGAGCGCCACTCGCCGGAACAAGTGCGCCGCATCGTGCGCTCGCTGATGGGCGTCGGCTTCAACCTGAACCTGTTCCCGAACCTCGCGCTGTCGATGGCGTTCTTCCGCGTGCTGCGGCCGATCTCCGCGAACGAAACCGAGATCCGCCATGTTGCGCTCGCGATGGACGGCGGCCCCGACGAAGCGAACCGCGAGCGGCTGCGCATTCACGAGCACTTCCAGGGCCCGTTCGGCTTCGGCAGCCCCGACGACGCGGAAGCATGGGAGCGCGTACAGCGCGGCGCGCACGCAGGCCCCGACGTGCCGATCCTCGTGAATCGCGGGCTGAACCGCGAGACGACCGCCGCGAACGGCGAAAAGACCGCCCATGCGACCGACGAAACCGGCATGCGCGAGGCCTACCAGCAATGGCGCAAGATGATGGAGCAACAATGA
- a CDS encoding LysR family transcriptional regulator yields the protein MTSVDHLDLNLLRVFQAIVEERSLTKAGERLALSQPAVSYSLGRLRTLFDDPLFVRTRSGMQPTPVALELAGIVGKALDMVRVALRYAERFDPATSTRTFRLSLSDAGEMAYLPAICQALRERAPRVTLSVQPLPVEEIEEALRASRLDFAIGNLPELMPSTRHQTLFEETYVCMTGRRRGVPSGAALSLDQFVRAAHVNVKSVEHSHHALDDALRAQGVGRNIALEVPHFVALPSVLSVTDLYATLPKRLAQILNRDNAFRLYALPVTLPPAPVTMHWHEHFHEDEGNAWMRTLLAELVARFDDA from the coding sequence ATGACATCGGTCGATCATCTCGATCTGAACCTGTTGCGCGTATTCCAGGCGATCGTCGAGGAACGCAGCCTGACGAAGGCCGGCGAGCGGCTCGCGCTGTCGCAGCCGGCCGTCAGCTATTCGCTCGGCCGGCTGCGCACGCTGTTCGACGATCCGCTGTTCGTGCGCACGCGCTCGGGCATGCAGCCGACGCCGGTCGCGCTCGAGCTCGCGGGGATCGTCGGCAAGGCGCTCGACATGGTGCGCGTGGCGCTGCGCTACGCGGAGCGCTTCGACCCGGCCACCAGCACACGCACGTTCCGGTTGTCGTTGTCGGATGCGGGCGAGATGGCGTACCTGCCGGCGATCTGCCAGGCGCTGCGCGAGCGCGCGCCGCGCGTGACGTTGAGCGTGCAGCCGCTGCCGGTGGAGGAGATCGAGGAAGCGCTGCGCGCGAGCCGGCTGGATTTCGCGATCGGCAACCTGCCGGAGCTGATGCCGAGCACGCGTCACCAGACGCTGTTCGAGGAAACCTACGTATGCATGACGGGCCGCCGGCGCGGGGTGCCGAGCGGCGCCGCGCTGAGCCTCGACCAGTTCGTGCGCGCCGCGCACGTCAACGTGAAATCGGTCGAGCACAGCCACCACGCGCTCGACGATGCGCTGCGCGCGCAGGGCGTGGGCCGCAACATCGCGCTCGAAGTGCCGCACTTCGTCGCGCTGCCGAGCGTGCTGTCGGTCACGGATCTCTATGCGACGCTGCCGAAGCGGCTCGCGCAGATCCTGAACCGCGACAATGCGTTTCGCCTCTATGCGCTGCCCGTCACGCTGCCGCCCGCGCCGGTGACGATGCACTGGCACGAGCATTTTCATGAAGACGAAGGCAACGCGTGGATGCGCACGCTGCTGGCCGAGCTTGTCGCGCGGTTCGACGATGCGTGA
- a CDS encoding PDR/VanB family oxidoreductase, with protein MQANRHQVRIDALIDAAQDIRCFRVSRVDGQPFDAYEPGAHIDVTAPSGVTRQYSLCGNPDERGSYLFAVKKEAQSRGGSRSLHDDVQIGAELSIGAPRNLFRLTDSASEHVLIAAGIGITPLLSMAYALHKRGARYRLHYFARSREHAAFVDELAAEPFASHVTFHYGVEPDALAAELGRCVESVDAHAHVYTCGPGPFMDAVVAAAAARLPEDSIHLERFAAEPAAAAAGSTDAADGFEVRLQRSGQSVRVAPDTSIVDALARIGIEVDTSCGEGVCGTCMVPVIDGEPDHRDHCLSKAERAGNTVICCCVSRARSAVLVLDL; from the coding sequence ATGCAAGCGAACCGCCACCAAGTCCGGATCGACGCGCTGATCGACGCGGCGCAGGACATCCGCTGTTTCCGGGTTTCGCGCGTCGACGGCCAGCCGTTCGACGCGTACGAACCCGGCGCCCATATCGACGTGACCGCGCCGTCCGGCGTCACGCGGCAATACTCGCTGTGCGGCAACCCCGACGAGCGCGGCAGCTACCTGTTCGCGGTGAAGAAGGAAGCGCAGTCGCGCGGCGGCTCGCGTTCGCTGCACGACGACGTGCAGATCGGCGCCGAGCTGTCGATCGGCGCGCCGCGCAACCTGTTTCGTCTGACGGATAGCGCGAGCGAGCACGTGCTGATCGCGGCCGGCATCGGCATCACGCCGCTGCTGTCGATGGCGTATGCGCTGCACAAGCGCGGCGCGCGCTATCGGCTGCACTACTTCGCACGCAGCCGTGAACATGCGGCCTTCGTCGACGAACTCGCGGCCGAGCCGTTCGCGTCGCATGTGACGTTCCACTACGGTGTCGAGCCCGACGCGCTTGCGGCCGAGCTGGGCCGCTGCGTCGAATCGGTCGACGCGCACGCCCACGTCTATACGTGCGGCCCGGGACCGTTCATGGATGCGGTCGTCGCGGCGGCCGCGGCGCGCTTGCCCGAAGATTCGATCCATCTCGAACGGTTCGCGGCGGAACCTGCTGCCGCCGCTGCGGGCAGCACGGATGCCGCCGACGGTTTCGAAGTGCGCCTGCAGCGCAGCGGGCAATCGGTGCGCGTCGCGCCCGACACGTCGATCGTCGACGCACTCGCGCGCATCGGCATCGAGGTCGACACGTCATGCGGCGAAGGCGTGTGCGGCACCTGCATGGTGCCCGTGATCGACGGCGAGCCCGATCATCGCGACCATTGCCTCAGCAAAGCCGAGCGCGCGGGCAACACGGTGATCTGCTGCTGCGTGTCGCGTGCGCGCTCGGCGGTGCTCGTTCTGGATCTCTGA